The Alosa alosa isolate M-15738 ecotype Scorff River chromosome 11, AALO_Geno_1.1, whole genome shotgun sequence sequence GCCACTGAATTCAGCCTGCTCTTAGTTTGACCCTAATGCTCAAAAGCTGATTTGACCAAAGAGGACTTTCAGGATATTTATCTTGTTTATTGGCGTATCATGCCAAGCTGATTCTGGCATTGGGCGCCCGCTGGCCGTGTGAGCCAGCCCAGTACTGTCCACTGTCCCCACACTGTAAGGTCTTCAGTCCTGAGTTCCATGACAGGTCTCTTGGGTTCACGGCTCTATTTCTGTCCCAGTTTATTGAGGATGGGTGTTATTTATCgtgtcccctcccctcctccctcctctctctcgttcttaaATTAACCTCTGACAAGTGCCCCCCTCAGCTGTTTCACAGGGGAAGAGTGTTGGGCTGGGGTGGGCTGTTAGAGTAACAGGGAGCTAATTAATCTGCACTGTACTTCCAATCTCCATCATTTTCTCATAGACTCCTTctaatatgtttatatttttaacatctcctgaaaaaaaaactgtaattcctTGAGTTTCCTGAGTAAACACATAGAATTGTATCTTTTCTGTAAATGGTAAATCTGGGCTATTTTATTGAAGGAATGAGAATAAATATAATTATCTATtctttactttctctctctcttcctctctgtgtgtgtgtgtgtgtgtgtgtgtgtgtgtgtggcttgtttGGAGCAGCTCTATAATGAGGAGGTGCTGGACCTCTTTGACTCCACACGTGATATGGAGGCGCGAAAGCAGAAATCTCACATAAGGATCCATGAAGATGCCAATGGAGGCATCTACACGGTGGGGGTGACCACACGCACTGTGGCCTCAGAGGCTGAGGTACGTAGACAGTCAAATGTGGCTGATCTTTATGTAATGTGTATCTGAAAGATGCATTCATCTTTTTTGTCTTATCTTCCATGTCTGTCACATATTCTAAAACTTAACCTAAAAGTTAAGCATTTGAGTCATTTAGAGTAagccttcctccctctttctatctatctctcttttttttttttgtgtgtgtgtgtgtgtgtgtgtgtgtgtgtgtgtttgtttcagatGCTGCAGTGTCTGAAGCTGGGGGCCCTCTGTCGCACCACAGCCAGTACCCAGATGAATGTCCAGAGCTCCCGCTCCCATGCCATCTTCACCATTCACCTGTGCCAAGTCCGTGTCTGCACTACGGACAATGTAGGTTCCAGCTCACTGATCAGTCTCCCGTATTGCAATAAGCCAGTCACAAcaaatgaaaatgaactttCCATATGTAACATATTCAATTTTATGTTTCTTTAATAGAGATTATAATGTCAAATTCTTCAAACATGATTAATTAAAAAGCGGTTAACAGTTAACTGCATAGTGATTATTTTTCCACAGTACTATATATTTGCTCTGTGGTTCAACATCTATAAAAAACGTATGACTTATTATATTGTGAGCTAATATTAGATGCACAAGCATCCACAAGACACTGTATTATATTGTCAATCTGTCAGGAATTGAGGTGGTAATAATTTTTTTCTGTCCTTGGGTTGAAGCAAGGCGATGAGACTGACAATCGTCTGGCAAATGGCTCATCTGAGATGGATGAGTTTGAGACCCTCACGGCCAAGTTTCACTTTGTGGATTTGGCCGGTTCGGAGCGTCTGAAGCGGACTGGAGCCACAGGGGACCGAGCCAAAGAGGGCATCTCCATCAACTGTGGCCTGGTGAGACTCTGCTGCCAACCCTGGCCTTTGGCCTGCTGCTGTCTGATTGTCCATGTTGTGAGCTTATGTTGAACTGATGTCATTGATTGGAGTTTCACAGCCAGTAGAGGCTGATCTATTGACAGATTGTTCTCTGTTGTTTTGCTGCACTTGTGCACTCCTCACACGGGCAGGAAGCTTTTTACGATTATGAAAGAATTCCATGTTTCCAGCCTCAAACCTTCACGTTAACGTGATGGCCATCTAGTGGCCAGAAGTGATATTGAATTTCTCAAGCAGTTGAAAGTGAATATGACATCCAATGTCTTGATATGTTGTTGAATTATCATCTTTTCTTGATGCAGTTGGCGTTAGGAAATGTCATCAGTGCTTTGGGAGATAGAAGCAAAAGAACGTCCCATGTGCCTTACAGGGATTCCAAACTCACCCGACTCCTGCAGGACTCTCTGGGggggaacaggtgtgtgtgtgcagcatagaGCTACCTGCTCTCAGTAATCTCTCATGCCTGTCCAATATGTCCACATGAATCTGCTGTCTGTGACTCTTGTTGATGTGGTCATGTCTCAGCCAAACAGTGATGATCGCCTGCATCAGCCCGTCCGATCGTGACTTCATGGAGACGCTGAGCACGCTCAAGTACGCCAACCGGGCGAGGAACATCAAGAACAAGGTGATGGTCAACCAGGACAAGGCCAGCCAGCAGATCAGCGCTCTGCGGACGGAGATCGCCAGACTACAGATAGAGCTCATGGAGTACAGGACGGTGAGCTACAGAGCCGGACGCTCCACAGTCAAGAATGGACATACTGTATCAAAAACCTACACGTCCATGACCTCACACTTGCTCTAGGGGTTCAGGTCTTGGGCTCTGTAAACTGTTTCGAGACAATGTATATTGGTAATTAATTTGAATATTAGAAATGGAATAATTTATCAGAATATTAGACATTGGACTGAGAACCAAGAAAGAGGCTCATAAAAGGGAGTTGAAGAGTAGATTTTGGTCATCTTCAATTTATTTCAGTCTCATTCATTTTGGTTTTATACCAAAAACCAGAGGTACTTAGAGGTACTTAAGATTTAGTTACGATTCAGGCATCCTTAAAAAATAGAACTGCTGGCGTCTCTGAATCCCATGGCTAGCAGTTTTTTTCTAGTCCAAAGCTAATTACAGTTCTGTCTGCGATGTGCAGGGAGTTTCCTCACCCCAGGCACTAACCTCAGCACAGTGATGGACAGGAGAGACTGGATAAGGGCCGGCTCCTCTGTGCGCTCTGTCCTGTTCAATAGAGAACTGGTGGACAAGTTCCGTTTAGTAACAACTGGATTACAAAGGGGATCAGATCAGACTAGTCTACTGTAGCTTGAAGGCTCTTTCAGTCGACTGTGTCGTGATGGCCAAGTACCAAGCTAGCCACACAGACTGCTATAAATAATATGTCTAGCCAGAACATCTGGGTCAGGCCTATTTAAAAAGTCCTGCTCAGTGTTTTACTTGTTGCTCTCGAATGGTTGTGCTTGTTTTGAAGTCCTGATTGAGTCATGCCGGTTGTGTCGTGTCGTCACAGGGGAAGCGTATGGTGGGGGAGGATGGCATGGAGAGCATCAACGACATGTTCCATGAGAACTCCATGCTGCAAACGGAGAACACAAATCTGCGGGTGCGGGTGAAGGCCATGCAGGAGACTATTGATGCACAGAGGGCACGTCTGACCCAGCTCCTGAGTGAACAGGCCAAACAGGTCCTGGCCAACATCGGTACGAGCGGAGGGGTGCAGGAACCCAGAGCCAGAACTTCAGTGTTCACTTTTCCTGGTTACAGTTTCATATGGGCAGTTTATCCCAGTGCCGTACTCTTGCATTGTCATGAAACATTTAGGGCTCTTACCGAGCATCACTGTTCCTGTATATGTTAAGATTCATATTTTACACCTTGAATATTTCTTAATTCATAGACAAGTCCTTTCTCAATGCATTGTTAGGTgttcatcaccatcatcattttCAGCACAGGTTCTGACTGCTTATCTGTTTCATAAGCCAGGAGTCCCTATTTGGTGAtaatcagtggttaatatatcTTAAGTAATATTCATATTGAATTCACATAAGGAATGGACCAGATTATCTGTATGAAATGGTAATGACGTATGAAATAACATGCAGTGGTTATTAATGAAACCATGCAATTTATATTCACGcaaaatattgtttttctgCTCTATCCTACTCAACACCGTAGGTGAAGGGAGTGAGGAAATCGGTAATATGATTCAGAACTACATTAAAGAAATTGAAGACCTCAGGTACAGTGTAATGGTCTATGCATATTGAcccatcttgtgtgtgtgtgtgtgtgtgtgtgtgtgtgtgtgtgtgtgtgtgtgtgtgtgtgtgtgtgtgtgtgtgtgtgtgtgtggttcagtaTTTATATGCATGTCTCTGAATGTTACTTGCAGGGCAAAGCTGCTGGAGAGTGAAGCAGTAAATGAGAGCTTGAGGAAGAACCTCTCTCGTGCCTCTAGCCACTCCTTCTACGGAGGAGCCGGAACCTTTTCCTCTGCGCTGCTAGGACCAGGTCCAGACAAGGAGACCTCCGACATCATCGAGCTGGCCAAGAAAGATCTGGAGAAGctgaggaagaaagagaaaaagaaaaagaagaggtaATGAGGACACATAATGATTCTTTTGTGTGTTCTTTAGGTCATCGTGCATATGAAATGGCTTTCTGGACCCTGAAGTAAGAGAGATCAAATGATTTATCCTGTAATCACAGGATCACAGACTTTACACTATTCTCTCCAACCTCCCTGACCTGTGCGTTTGTGTTGTTTAGACATGAGAAAAGACATGGCTGTCATTCAGTGTAAGAAACAATGCGATGcttgagatggaggacaacagGAATAGCCATATAGTGTGTTCTTGCCTAAACTGTTTGTACTGTAGTATATTACTATTTGGATGTAGAGGACTGTCAGTGAGAAGCTACATAGGGTTTCTGTCAGGTGCTAATGTTAGTGCATCATGGTGtttttgtatattttgtctacggagatgtacagtatgcacattTGGGCACCAGTGTTTGTGTATCAGTGGTTGCTAATGGTACCATGCTCTTGTTATCACACAGAGTTATCAGCAAATCCTCACTTCCAATGACACTTGGTTTTAGTGGTGGTCTCTGGCCTCCTCgtcatctctcatctctttatctctctttctctctctctttctgtctttctttaccctcccccttctctctctctccacgtcTCTttatctgtttgtgtctgtctggccCTCTGTGTCGTCCGGCCCTAACATGtctcccctccccctgaccCCTGCCCCCTGCCCTCTCACTTGGTCACCTCTGAGTGAAGGCTTCAGCAGCTgctggaggaaaggagggaggaggagatggaggatgacaGGTTTGTCGTTTGTCgcgttgccccccccccctgcttGTCCTTCCACGCTCAGTGGATCCACCCCTCTCCATTCTGACCCTCTAAACCCTCTTTGTTTTAACAGGTAGTTGCCACACCTGGAGAAGAGCCTACTAACACTCTTCAAATCCAACAATGTCATTTTACCCCAGTTTAGCTCATCACCGTCCACTCTGAGTGATTTACTGACCGCTCATGTGTCTGTTTGGACAGACATAATCTGTGTGTGAAACTCACACATAACATTCAAAAGTGCTATTTTTCACTATTGTGTCTGTGGTCTGGTAACTACCTATTTTCCTCTCCAAAcatatttgtttacattttcagTTGCTGCAAATAGtacactttttttccctttgttgTAATTcatttttgatttgatttgataatAATTTATTGTTGAAACATGTTCACTTCATGACTCTCTGAGAGATTCTTATTTAGCGTTTGCGAAATTCATACCTTTTACAGTTGGTTTTAAGCTTACAAAGTTTTGTTTTCTCCTtgcatgttttctctctctcttttcagtaCAACtcattttgtaaatgttttgCACTTTCATTTTGAAATAAAGCTATTATTTCAGCTATTCCTTTGGTCAGTTATCTAATACTTGACATGGTCTAACATGCCTTCTTGTGTCTCTCAGCAATGTGAAAGAAGAAACTCCAGACAATGAGCAAGAAAAGGGAGTGGAGAAAGAGCAGTCCGAGCCAGCCAATGAGGATGCTGAAATGGTATGTCTCTACCCTGGTTGTCTTTGCTGTTTGACTGTGGAGATCTTTGCTTGATTATTATGTGCTTTTCCAGGAGCAACAGGACGGTAGTGACCATGAGGAgggtgaggatgaggatgaagacgatgaagatgaagatatGGATGCTGAAGAGAGCTCAGATGACTCAGACTCTGAGTTGGATGAGAAAGGTAGCTTCCTGACAGACATATAGTTTCTCAAATACAACTAGCTGTTTCATACAAAAatagtattatttttttttttattggcgcAGAGATTAGCTGTGAACATGTGTCTTCTGTTTCCCGTGTGTACCAGAGAACTTCCAGGCGGACTTGGCTAACATCACCTGTGAGATCGCCATCAAGCAGAAGCTGATCGACGAACTGGAGAACAGCCAGCGGCGGCTGCACACGCTCAAGCAGCAGTACGAGCAGAAGCTGATGATGCTGCAGAGCAAGATCCGTGACACCGAGCTGGAGAGGGACCGCGTCCTGCATAACATGGGTATGGGCCAGCGGTCACTTGAGCCCTTTTAGACTTTACAATGAGCGCATAATGTCGTAGTGCAGAAGGTGTGTGCAATGTAAACATGCTTGTGTTTGCCACACAGGCTCTGTGGAGACTAACACAGAGGGGAAAGCTCGCAAGATCAAGAGCGAGTATGAGAAGAAGCTGAGCGTCATGCACAAGGAGCTGCAGAAGCTGCAGTCCGCTCAGAAGGAACACGCCAGGCTGCTGAGGAACCAGTCGCAGTACGAGAAGCAGCTCAAGAAGCTCCAGTCGGAGGTGGTGGAGATGAAGAAGACCAAGGTGATGAGCTCACAACATTAGCATTCTACTGCAGCACTGAGGCCCAGCACTAGTGctgtctctcatctctctaacccagtggttcttaactggaatggctttgggacccacagtTTCCCATGTTCATGAAGTCACGACCCATATTTTATAGCGTTCAAGACAACAGATTTGGTGAGCTACATGCTAAGAAAGgcgaagtgcctgtaggcctatttgtttggaacatgctgtttggcattacatttgtgaagtctccaactcctgatgtcaccttAAAGTACTTGATAGGTCTATCTTTGACAGGTGTACTTTATTATGAGGCATTTTCACTCATGTTCCAGCAATTGTGAACATCTCACACTGTGGATTCTGCACCATTTCGTCTCAATTTAAGTCTATTTGAAATGGGagatttcttctctttttttaaccacaagctccaTGACCCACCCAGAATGATtccgcgacccacttttgggtcccaacccaccagttaagaaccactgctctaaccTGTTCCCCATGTTCTACTGGTTGATATTCCTGATGTGGTGGACTGCCATACGCAGACAGCCCTTCTAAATTAATTAACGTGGTTGTTGCTGCCTCCTGCTACGGCTGTTGATGGTTGCCGTGTGAACGTTTGTGACAGGTGCGACTGATGAGACAGATGAAGGAGCAGCAGGAGAAGAACCGCATGACGGAGTCCCGCAGGAACCGGGAGATCGCCACTCTGAAGAAGGACCAGAGGAAGCAGGAGGTGGGGCCCAGAACCACAGAACCACACAGAGGGAGGCACAGAGGGGTTCATGGGATCATATGAGCTGAGTAGAATATCTAGTGGTTTTGGAAGGATGGGATATTTCAATTCAGAtattcagagagagaggtgtccaTTGCCTTGTGCTCTAGACAGGGGATttccccacaccacaccacaccacaccaccgaGCCTGTTAAACTTCACACAACATGACGCAGGATGCAGCAGCAATGCACAGTTGGCTGGCGGCAGCTGCAAATGTGCCGCATGTTGTAGCCAGGATGCATAACGGCCCTCCTTCATGGTGCCACATGCACTGCCATTAGCCTGAAATGCCAACCAAAGAACcaaagcaacaaaaacaaagtcaccaacagagcagcgtttgtgagcatttcactggtgttatcaagcaggcaccttcccTCACCTGTGTTGTGtggaatttcattgaatattaatatatattgaAACCAGTTAAGCTCAGGTATTCAGCACGACATTCAAACAATCTTTACTGGCAAATTGAAGTGCTTAAAAAATCTGACCTCGGGCAATAGCAGAGAAGCTTTGAGGTGGACTTAGTTTAAAACATTCTCTGTCCTCCACAGCACCAGCTGAGACTTTTGGAAGCCCAGAAGAGACAGCAAGAGCTGATTCTGCGCAGAAAGACTGAAGAGGTTTTTAAACTGTTCTCTTGGCATTTAATATCCAAtcctatttgtttatttaagttGCAtcagttaagtgtgtgtgtgtgtgtgtgtgtgtgtgtgtgtgtgtgtgtaggtaactGTTCTGAGACGGCAGATGAGGCCTGTTTCAGGAAAGATCACCCGTAAGGTCAACCCCCAGGACTCTCTGAGGAGGCCTGTTTACAGCAAAGATCACCCACACAGGCTCTGGCCTGAATGGaaccgggtgtgtgtgtgtgtgtgtgagtgtgtgtgtgtgtgtgtgtgtgtgtgtgtgtgtgtgtgtgtgtgtgtgtgtgtgtgtgtgatggaaccgtgtgtggagtgtgtgtgtgtgtgtgtgtgtgtgtgtgtgtgtgtgtgtgtgagtgtgtgtgtgtgtgagtgtgtgtgagtgtgtgtgagtgtgtgtgtgtgtgtgtgtgagagagagagcgagagagagagagagagaggggtacaTGTGCCTACaaatgtgtgtccatgtgcctgtgcatgATGTCTGTAGAGGCTTTTCCTGACCATGTTGCTTTGTGTCCAGGCTGTACCGCCGCAGGACAGCAGGGCTGTACTACTCTCGAGTGGCTCGTGGGAAGTGGCAGACCCTGGAGCGTCGCATCTCTGATGTCATCATGCAGCGCATGACCATCTCCAACATGGAGGCCGACATGAACCGTCTGCTGAAGGTGGCCTGGTCACTCAAAACCCATAACACAGTAACATAATAGCGAGAAAAAACAATGGCACTAGTCAACAGTGAAGAGACATACTTAAACAATTATTAACTGTTGAAATGACTCACAGGCGTTATGTCACTGTTACTTTGACTACTTGTGTGTCTCAGTTTCATTCTTTAAGCTAGCTTTTAGACCGCTTTCAACACAGAAGCAAGAGTTATTCTTGTAACCCATAGCAACGGGAGGAGCTGACTAAGCGTCGGGAGAAGCTGGGCAGGAAGAGGGACAGGCTGTCCTCTGAGGGGACGGAGTCCGAGAAGGCCGTCCAGTCTCTGAGCGAGGAGCTGGAGTCTGTGGTGGCCAACATCGACTACATCAACGACAGCATCGCCGACTGCCAGGCCAACATCATGCAGATGGAGGAGGCCAAGGTGGGTCAGAGATGGAGAATACAGCTTGGCTAGGACATACCATTCAGTAATGAAAGAGAGATTTGACCATGAAAGAAACAGCAGTGTTGCTTTATACATGAAATGTGAAACTTTGATTTAAATATGGTTGAATTGCAGATGCGTGTGTTCCCTTTTATGTGacctgttcctgtgtgtgccACTGTGTGTTGTAGGAGGAAGGAGACACTGTGGATATCTCAGCAGTGATTAGTTCTTGCACCTTGTCAGAATCACGCTTCCTTTTGGATCATTTTATGACCATGGCTATTAATAAGGTACAGAGACGGACTACATTTTTTGTACCTTGGTATACTGCATGTCTAGAAATAAAAGTGTTGGATCTGTCACTCAAAGACAGAGGTCATGTTGTGTTTCTACCATCTGTATTTGCTGTTCCAAACTCACTAGTCTGTACAACATACTTATGTGATCTGggaagtaaatgtgtgtgtgtgtgtgtgtgtgtgtgctcaccgtAGGGCCTGCAGGCAGCTCAGAAGGAGTCTCAGATCAAGGTGATGGAGGGTCGAATGAAGCAGATCGAGATCAACAGTGCCACTCAGAACCAGCTGCTCTTCCATATGCTGAAGGAGAAGGCGGAGTTCAATCCTGAGCTGGATGCTCTGCTGGGAAATGCGCTGCAAGGTAGagcaccccccaccaccaccaccacccctatCTGTGTCCGCTACCAGGCTATTAGCTAATCAAAAGCCCTGACTTTGCATCTGATCATCTCTCTAGAGAAAGCCTCTATTGAAAAACTCCTCATTCTGTATGTTTAGTTACAATCCCCAAGTCTTTACATGGATTCCATTGAAGTTGCGCAGGGTTTCAGGCTTGCTGCTGAGAGAGACTGATCCAGAGTCAGGACAGGGCTGCTGTGCCAGTGCATGGACAGGCCTGCTGTCTTGTGCACCTCTactttgtgtttgtgcctgcaTAGATGCTGGACTGAAATAAGGCTGATCTGATATATTATAACATAATGAGGCAAGTTACCGTATTCAGTTTTAGCAGTAAGCAGTTTTAATATCTTGATAAATAGGATGGATTATGAATATCTGTGATTCAGGTTTGTATGGCAGGTAGTGGATGGAATAATCACAGTGCATAGGACATTCTAGTCATTACAGTCTGTTCTTTGGACAGCCTCCTGTGATTTTGTTTATGAATTGTCACATTTCAACAGCATCTATTCAGCTTTGTCAGGCCATTCTGTTGAAAAGTGGCAGCAGcactgtttcttttcttttggagATTTGGGTTGATTTGTGTTTGACTTGGGGGAATGTGTTTTGATTTGTGTGTTACCTCTTTTCTGTTCCCCCCACCCCTTTTTACATGAATTGAAACAGAGCTAGGTAACATGCCACTGGGTAAGTAGCAGATGCCAAATTTCTCTTAGACGTCCTCTGAGTGCATGGACCCTTTCTCCTGAGACTAACCTACGACTATAACAACATGAGCCGGTGCATGAGGTGTTGCGCTGTTGGGTGTCCATCTGTCTGCTACCCCTGTACCTCCATTAAAATGCCCACCTGACCCAACCCCATGCTACAGCAACCTCCCATTTAGCAAAATGCTAGCAAGTCATTACAGCAGAAGGACCCAGGAAGCTTTTCACAGTTGACGGTTGGTTTTCTTAGCTGACCTGCTTTATGTCCAGTCTACTAATGTTTCTCTTCCTTATGTGTactataaattatttaaatccccccaccccacctcagcCAAACCTGCCCCACCCCATACCCTGCTTACTGTGAGGTCAGACTTCAGTCCcactcctctctttccatctttgaTGGTAGGTGTGGTAGAGAGCAACAGCTCCTAGTGACCCAAGGGAAACGCTAGCATGGCCCTGCAGAGCTGGCATCTCCCCAGCATGCCCCTCCTGCTGACCTTCCCATCTGCTTTCCTCATCATCTAATAACTGTGACTGTGACCCACCCAACATAgcagagggtggaggtggattCTGGATGTTGTTTCCAGGAAATGATTAAATTTAGGACAGTTGTAAGTACATCCTTCAAATGAGtttgggggggaaaaaagagttgaaaattgactttttctttttctactgATCCTGCTGCAGAGAATGGAGATGACAGCAGCAGTGACGAATCAGCACAGAGTCCAGCTGCAGATGGAAAGTAAGCACCCCTCTCATTTTCTGCCTCTCTTGGGTTCCTCTTTACTACTTTGGTAGACAGACCAGTTGAAACCAGTTAAAAAGCTTGTTAAAACACTTTAAAAGCCTTACATCAAAGGGTGCAAGCATGTAGCATTTGGCGACTGACCCTTTTTCTTGCTTAATGTCTCGGAGCAATATTGCTGCAGCTATTATGTTGAGTGTGCACATGGCTTGAatgatgaactgaactgttCTGATTGAACGGTCATAGCTATCTTTTCTTCCATCTTTAATTATAAAAAGGGAAtgaaaacactaaaaaaaactgTTACATGGACATGCCAATTTCATTTCACTGTATTTGAATGCAAGGAATcatgcacatgtaatctgaATTAATCCATTCCAATTGCAGTTTCTGATTGGATTTAGTTTATATATGTTCAATTCAAAAGTTCTCCacatta is a genomic window containing:
- the kif21a gene encoding kinesin-like protein KIF21A, with amino-acid sequence MTTGQDESSVRVALRIRPQLAREKIEGCHICTFVTPVEPQVILGKDKAFTYDYVFDMDSQQDAIYANCTEKLIEGCFEGYNATIFAYGQTGSGKTYTMGTGFDVNITDEEKGIIPRAVTHLFKGIEERKQTAIEQGRPVPEFKINAQFLELYNEEVLDLFDSTRDMEARKQKSHIRIHEDANGGIYTVGVTTRTVASEAEMLQCLKLGALCRTTASTQMNVQSSRSHAIFTIHLCQVRVCTTDNQGDETDNRLANGSSEMDEFETLTAKFHFVDLAGSERLKRTGATGDRAKEGISINCGLLALGNVISALGDRSKRTSHVPYRDSKLTRLLQDSLGGNSQTVMIACISPSDRDFMETLSTLKYANRARNIKNKVMVNQDKASQQISALRTEIARLQIELMEYRTGKRMVGEDGMESINDMFHENSMLQTENTNLRVRVKAMQETIDAQRARLTQLLSEQAKQVLANIGEGSEEIGNMIQNYIKEIEDLRAKLLESEAVNESLRKNLSRASSHSFYGGAGTFSSALLGPGPDKETSDIIELAKKDLEKLRKKEKKKKKRLQQLLEERREEEMEDDSNVKEETPDNEQEKGVEKEQSEPANEDAEMEQQDGSDHEEGEDEDEDDEDEDMDAEESSDDSDSELDEKENFQADLANITCEIAIKQKLIDELENSQRRLHTLKQQYEQKLMMLQSKIRDTELERDRVLHNMGSVETNTEGKARKIKSEYEKKLSVMHKELQKLQSAQKEHARLLRNQSQYEKQLKKLQSEVVEMKKTKVRLMRQMKEQQEKNRMTESRRNREIATLKKDQRKQEHQLRLLEAQKRQQELILRRKTEEVTVLRRQMRPVSGKITRKVNPQDSLRRPVYSKDHPHRLWPEWNRVLYRRRTAGLYYSRVARGKWQTLERRISDVIMQRMTISNMEADMNRLLKQREELTKRREKLGRKRDRLSSEGTESEKAVQSLSEELESVVANIDYINDSIADCQANIMQMEEAKEEGDTVDISAVISSCTLSESRFLLDHFMTMAINKGLQAAQKESQIKVMEGRMKQIEINSATQNQLLFHMLKEKAEFNPELDALLGNALQELGNMPLENGDDSSSDESAQSPAADGNTLTSDLLKLCGESKSRSKARRRTTTQMELLYANTGDTTPDTPTGDFSHPLGEALDGGGDADSAGSSVRDRDLLAPASGFSSKLGSISGSRPPSGPEKRIPEPSPLTRRKTFDKGQALTDRVKSKEIKPGIISPVPVPRSSRSDTLQCVHVAEGHSKAVLCVDSTDDLLFTGSKDRTCKVWNLVTGQEIMSLSGHPNNVVSVRYSSSMVFTVSTSYIKVWDIRDSAKCIRTLTSSGQASTSDVCAANTNRAVSIPAGENQINQIALNPTGSVLYAAAGNSVRMWDLRRFVSTGKLTGHLGPVMCLTIDQTSNAQDLVFTGSKDHYIKMFDVTEGSQGSLSPTHNFEPPHYDGIESLVVQGDCLFSGSRDNGIKKWDLSRKDLQQQVPNAHRDWVCALGVVPGSPALLSGCRGGVLKLWHSDSLAPLGELKGHESPINGISTNSSLLFTASDDRTVKIWRARGSLDAPSDGIDNTDEAGAS